In a single window of the Osmerus eperlanus chromosome 2, fOsmEpe2.1, whole genome shotgun sequence genome:
- the LOC134037822 gene encoding uncharacterized protein LOC134037822 produces MALSYRMSWICILFGSSTSFADPPKTGYKGNADVDNWWLPTEVPSNTGSSSDSAFTSYQAAGGRVQQRPGKGQQQPNHPRHYNSFMNFVHSNAPGLFSSNPPTNPSKPGKGSSLYAPQRLTPMQRPGSQESQLYPPIYVKKTQHNYQRGKVSFSKTRYSKGSSSPALHSEDETLDEYMVPPQSENGPQPPSHAWFSSDLSDETKDRPVGWVGYYKMRTY; encoded by the exons ATGGCACTCTCTTACAG AATGTCCTGGATTTGTATCCTGTTTGGAAGCAGCACAAGTTTTGCAGACCCCCCAAAAA CGGGCTACAAaggtaatgctgatgttgaCAATTGGTGGCTGCCTACTGAAGTCCCGTCGAACACTGGCAGTTCCTCTGACTCTGCATTCACTAGCTATCAGGCTGCAGGAGGACGAGTGCAGCAGAGACCAGGAAAAGGCCAGCAACAACCTAACCACCCACGTCACTACAACTCCTTTATGAACTTTGTTCATTCCAATGCCCCTGGTTTGTTCTCCAGCAACCCACCAACCAACCCTTCAAAACCAGGCAAGGGCAGCTCTCTCTATGCTCCACAACGGTTAACTCCAATGCAGCGCCCTGGCAGTCAGGAGTCTCAACTCTATCCACCCATCTACGTAAAGAAGACTCAGCATAATTATCAGCGTGGGAAAGTGTCCTTCTCCAAAACCCGTTACTCCAAAGGAAGCTCATCTCCAGCACTCCACAGCGAAGATGAGACTTTGGATGAATACATGGTTCCACCTCAGTCTGAAAATGGACCTCAACCTCCAAGTCATGCCTGGTTTAGCTCTGACCTATCTGACGAAACCAAAGACCGGCCAGTTGGTTGGGTAGGTTATTATAAGATGAGAACTTACTGA